The following coding sequences lie in one Arachis stenosperma cultivar V10309 chromosome 5, arast.V10309.gnm1.PFL2, whole genome shotgun sequence genomic window:
- the LOC130981632 gene encoding G-box-binding factor 1, whose amino-acid sequence MGTGEESTAKPSKPSSTTQEIAPAPSYPDWSSSMQAYYAPGATPPPFYASTVASAAPHPYLWGGQHPLMPPYGTPVPYPAIYPPGSVYAHPSMATTPSAPQTDFVGKVPNGKDRNSAKNLKGTSANNGSKAGDNGKAGSGSGNDAVSQSGESGSEGSSDDSDENANHQESATNKKGSFDKMLADGANAQNNAGTQPSGKAAVSMAATNLNIGMDLWNASSAGADATKLRNNQPAPGAVNPPTIMGREVALGEQWIQDERELKRQKRKQSNRESARRSRLRKQAECEELQKKVESLGNENRTLREELQRVSEECEKLTAENNSIKEELERLCGPEAVASLE is encoded by the exons ATGGGGACTGGGGAAGAAAGCACAGCTAAACCTTCTAAACCATCTTCTACGACTCAG GAGATTGCACCGGCTCCTTCCTATCCTGATTGGTCAAGCTCTATGCAG GCTTATTATGCCCCTGGAGCTACTCCACCTCCTTTTTACGCCTCAACTGTTGCTTCTGCAGCTCCCCATCCCTATTTGTGGGGAGGCCAG CATCCTCTAATGCCACCATATGGTACTCCTGTTCCATATCCAGCTATATATCCTCCTGGGAGTGTCTATGCTCATCCTAGCATGGCAACG ACTCCGAGTGCCCCACAGACCGACTTTGTAGGCAAGGTACCCAACGGAAAAGATCGGAATTCCGCTAAAAATTTGAAGGGAACTTCTGCCAATAATGGTTCTAAAGCAGGAGATAATGGAAAGGCAGGCTCGGGGTCAGGAAATGATGCCGTCTCACAAAG TGGTGAAAGCGGTTCTGAGGGATCATCCGATGACAGTGATGAAAATGCTAACCATCAG GAATCGGCTACAAACAAGAAAGGAAgctttgacaaaatgcttgctGATG GAGCCAATGCACAGAACAATGCCGGAACTCAACCTTCTGGAAAGGCTGCTGTGTCAATGGCTGCAACTAATCTTAATATTGGAATGGACTTGTGGAATGCATCTTCTGCAGGTGCTGATGCTACAAAACTGAGAAACAATCAACCTGCCCCAGGAGCTGTCAACCCTCCTACTATAATGGGACGTGAAGTTGCACTTGGTGAACAGTGGATACAA GACGAACGTGAGCtgaagagacagaaaaggaaacAGTCTAACAGAGAATCAGCTAGGAGGTCAAGACTACGCAAGCAG GCTGAGTGTGAAGAGTTGCAAAAGAAGGTGGAGTCACTGGGAAACGAGAACCGGACTCTGAGAGAAGAACTTCAGAGAGTATCAGAAGAATGCGAGAAGCTTACAGCTGAAAATAATTCCATCAAG GAAGAGTTGGAAAGGTTATGTGGACCAGAAGCAGTTGCCAGCCTCGAATAA